The Flavobacteriales bacterium genomic sequence CGTGTTGCTTTACCATATCACCGCCAACTACCTGATCTTCGGTATAATCTCCACCTTTTACCAGAAGATCGGGGAGGATAAATGTAACTAAATTCAGGGGCGTATCCTCGGAAAAAAGTACGACGGCATCTACAAACCTCAGGCTGGCCATCAACAACATCCGGTCTTCTTCCTTATTAACGGGCCGGGTTTCTCCTTTTAGTTTTTTTACCGATTGGTCAGAATTAAGGCCTACAATAAGTTTGTCTCCCTTCCCTGCAGCTGCCATGAGATAACGGATATGTCCGGTGTGCAGAATATCAAAGCAACCATTCGTGAAAACGATCTTAGCTCCTTCTTTTCTCCACAGGTTTATCA encodes the following:
- the rfaE2 gene encoding D-glycero-beta-D-manno-heptose 1-phosphate adenylyltransferase yields the protein MNFTEGIQKAMFAQAGPELTALINLWRKEGAKIVFTNGCFDILHTGHIRYLMAAAGKGDKLIVGLNSDQSVKKLKGETRPVNKEEDRMLLMASLRFVDAVVLFSEDTPLNLVTFILPDLLVKGGDYTEDQVVGGDMVKQHGGQVEIIPFVDGYSTTATINRLSTLKRP